A single Mercenaria mercenaria strain notata chromosome 9, MADL_Memer_1, whole genome shotgun sequence DNA region contains:
- the LOC123546140 gene encoding F-box/WD repeat-containing protein 1A-like isoform X2 produces MTSMESEMETCSSSVERLDIKKAETIAHIKPVGSVSEEQPSPQFLRERDGCVKLFDQWSENDQVLFLEHLLSRMCHYQHGQINAFLKPMLQRDFISALPAKGLDHIAENILSYLDAKSLCSAELVCKEWYRVISDGMLWKKLMERMVRTDNLWRGLADRRGWGQYLFKPRPGEVPKDHKFYRSLYPQIIQDIDRIETNWRTGRHTLQRIHCRSETSKGVYCLQYDDLRIVSGLRDNTIKIWDRNTLECMQVLTGHTGSVLCLQYDNNIIISGSSDSTVRVWDVRTGEMLNTLIHHCEAVLHLRFCDGIMVTCSKDRSIAVWDMQSPTEINLRRVLVGHRAAVNVVDFDDKYIVSASGDRTIKVWSTSTCEFVRTLNGHKRGIACLQYRDRLVVSGSSDNTIRLWDIECGACLRVLEGHEELVRCIRFDNRRIVSGAYDGKIKVWDLAAALDPRAPAGTLCIKTLVEHSGRVFRLQFDEFQIVSSSHDDTILLWDFLNVPVTDTPVRSPSRNAYKLVP; encoded by the exons GCAGAGACAATTGCCCACATAAAACCGGTAGGATCAGTGTCCGAAGAGCAGCCTTCACCGCAGTTTCTCAGAGAACGTGATGGTTGTGTAAAACTGTTTGATCAATGGTCAGAAAATGACCAAGTGTTGTTTCTTGAACATCTATTGTCGCGCATGTGTCATTACCAACATGGACAAATCAATGCATTTCTCAAACCCATGCTTCAGAGGGATTTTATCTCAGCACTTCCAG CCAAAGGATTGGATCACATAGCAGAAAACATCTTATCATATTTGGATGCCAAATCATTATGTTCAGCGGAATTAGTTTGTAAAGAATGGTACCGAGTGATCTCAGATGGAATGCTTTGGAAAAAGCTCATGGAACGCATGGTGCGAACAGATAACCTCTGGCGAGGCCTCGCAGACAGACGAGGCTG GGGACAGTATTTGTTCAAACCCCGTCCAGGAGAGGTACCCAAAGATCACAAATTCTACCGAAGCCTTTATCCACAAATAATACAAGATATAGAT AGAATAGAAACAAATTGGCGGACAGGTAGACACACGTTACAACGTATTCACTGTCGAAGTGAAACAAGTAAAGGTGTATATTGTCTACAGTATGATGATCTTCGAATAGTAAGTGGGCTCAGAGATAACACAATAAAG ATATGGGATAGAAACACATTAGAATGCATGCAAGTATTGACAGGGCACACCGGTTCAGTACTTTGCCTGCAGTACGATAATAACATCATCATCTCGGGGTCAAGCGACTCGACTGTGCGTGTGTGGGACGTGCGCACGGGAGAAATGCTAAACACACTCATCCACCATTGTGAAGCTGTGCTTCATCTTAGATTCTGTGATGGTATCATGGTTACTTGTTCGAAG GATCGTTCAATAGCAGTATGGGACATGCAATCTCCAACAGAAATCAACCTACGTCGAGTTTTGGTCGGCCATAGAGCAGCTGTAAacgttgtagattttgatgataAATATATCGTATCAGCATCAGGTGATAGGACTATCAAG GTTTGGAGTACATCAACGTGTGAGTTTGTACGGACATTGAATGGTCACAAACGTGGAATAGCTTGTTTACAATATAGAGACAGATTAGTTGTGAGTGGAAGCTCAGATAATACTATAAGACTGTGGGATATTGAATGTGGGGCGTGTTTACGAGTGCTAGAAGGTCATGAAGAATTGGTTAGGTGTATTCGCTTTGATAATAGAAGAATCGTGAGTGGGGCCTATGATGG AAAGATAAAGGTATGGGACCTAGCAGCAGCGTTGGATCCTAGAGCTCCAGCAGGCACATTGTGTATCAAGACCCTTGTG GAACATTCGGGCCGAGTATTCCGCCTCCAGTTTGATGAGTTCCAGATCGTTAGCAGTTCTCATGATGACACGATACTGTTGTGGGATTTCCTAAACGTTCCCGTCACAGATACGCCTGTTCGCTCACCGTCTCGCAATGCATATAAGTTAGTTCCATAA
- the LOC123546140 gene encoding F-box/WD repeat-containing protein 1A-like isoform X1: MTSMESEMETCSSSVERLDIKKAETIAHIKPVGSVSEEQPSPQFLRERDGCVKLFDQWSENDQVLFLEHLLSRMCHYQHGQINAFLKPMLQRDFISALPAKGLDHIAENILSYLDAKSLCSAELVCKEWYRVISDGMLWKKLMERMVRTDNLWRGLADRRGWGQYLFKPRPGEVPKDHKFYRSLYPQIIQDIDRIETNWRTGRHTLQRIHCRSETSKGVYCLQYDDLRIVSGLRDNTIKIWDRNTLECMQVLTGHTGSVLCLQYDNNIIISGSSDSTVRVWDVRTGEMLNTLIHHCEAVLHLRFCDGIMVTCSKDRSIAVWDMQSPTEINLRRVLVGHRAAVNVVDFDDKYIVSASGDRTIKVWSTSTCEFVRTLNGHKRGIACLQYRDRLVVSGSSDNTIRLWDIECGACLRVLEGHEELVRCIRFDNRRIVSGAYDGKIKVWDLAAALDPRAPAGTLCIKTLVQEHSGRVFRLQFDEFQIVSSSHDDTILLWDFLNVPVTDTPVRSPSRNAYKLVP, encoded by the exons GCAGAGACAATTGCCCACATAAAACCGGTAGGATCAGTGTCCGAAGAGCAGCCTTCACCGCAGTTTCTCAGAGAACGTGATGGTTGTGTAAAACTGTTTGATCAATGGTCAGAAAATGACCAAGTGTTGTTTCTTGAACATCTATTGTCGCGCATGTGTCATTACCAACATGGACAAATCAATGCATTTCTCAAACCCATGCTTCAGAGGGATTTTATCTCAGCACTTCCAG CCAAAGGATTGGATCACATAGCAGAAAACATCTTATCATATTTGGATGCCAAATCATTATGTTCAGCGGAATTAGTTTGTAAAGAATGGTACCGAGTGATCTCAGATGGAATGCTTTGGAAAAAGCTCATGGAACGCATGGTGCGAACAGATAACCTCTGGCGAGGCCTCGCAGACAGACGAGGCTG GGGACAGTATTTGTTCAAACCCCGTCCAGGAGAGGTACCCAAAGATCACAAATTCTACCGAAGCCTTTATCCACAAATAATACAAGATATAGAT AGAATAGAAACAAATTGGCGGACAGGTAGACACACGTTACAACGTATTCACTGTCGAAGTGAAACAAGTAAAGGTGTATATTGTCTACAGTATGATGATCTTCGAATAGTAAGTGGGCTCAGAGATAACACAATAAAG ATATGGGATAGAAACACATTAGAATGCATGCAAGTATTGACAGGGCACACCGGTTCAGTACTTTGCCTGCAGTACGATAATAACATCATCATCTCGGGGTCAAGCGACTCGACTGTGCGTGTGTGGGACGTGCGCACGGGAGAAATGCTAAACACACTCATCCACCATTGTGAAGCTGTGCTTCATCTTAGATTCTGTGATGGTATCATGGTTACTTGTTCGAAG GATCGTTCAATAGCAGTATGGGACATGCAATCTCCAACAGAAATCAACCTACGTCGAGTTTTGGTCGGCCATAGAGCAGCTGTAAacgttgtagattttgatgataAATATATCGTATCAGCATCAGGTGATAGGACTATCAAG GTTTGGAGTACATCAACGTGTGAGTTTGTACGGACATTGAATGGTCACAAACGTGGAATAGCTTGTTTACAATATAGAGACAGATTAGTTGTGAGTGGAAGCTCAGATAATACTATAAGACTGTGGGATATTGAATGTGGGGCGTGTTTACGAGTGCTAGAAGGTCATGAAGAATTGGTTAGGTGTATTCGCTTTGATAATAGAAGAATCGTGAGTGGGGCCTATGATGG AAAGATAAAGGTATGGGACCTAGCAGCAGCGTTGGATCCTAGAGCTCCAGCAGGCACATTGTGTATCAAGACCCTTGTG CAGGAACATTCGGGCCGAGTATTCCGCCTCCAGTTTGATGAGTTCCAGATCGTTAGCAGTTCTCATGATGACACGATACTGTTGTGGGATTTCCTAAACGTTCCCGTCACAGATACGCCTGTTCGCTCACCGTCTCGCAATGCATATAAGTTAGTTCCATAA
- the LOC123546140 gene encoding F-box/WD repeat-containing protein 1A-like isoform X3 yields the protein MTSMESEMETCSSSVERLDIKKAETIAHIKPVGSVSEEQPSPQFLRERDGCVKLFDQWSENDQVLFLEHLLSRMCHYQHGQINAFLKPMLQRDFISALPAKGLDHIAENILSYLDAKSLCSAELVCKEWYRVISDGMLWKKLMERMVRTDNLWRGLADRRGWGQYLFKPRPGEVPKDHKFYRSLYPQIIQDIDRIETNWRTGRHTLQRIHCRSETSKGVYCLQYDDLRIVSGLRDNTIKIWDRNTLECMQVLTGHTGSVLCLQYDNNIIISGSSDSTVRVWDVRTGEMLNTLIHHCEAVLHLRFCDGIMVTCSKDRSIAVWDMQSPTEINLRRVLVGHRAAVNVVDFDDKYIVSASGDRTIKVWSTSTCEFVRTLNGHKRGIACLQYRDRLVVSGSSDNTIRLWDIECGACLRVLEGHEELVRCIRFDNRRIVSGAYDGKIKVWDLAAALDPRAPAGTLCIKTLVQEHSGRVFRLQFDEFQIVSSSHDDTILLWDFLNVPVTDTPVRSPSRNAYNR from the exons GCAGAGACAATTGCCCACATAAAACCGGTAGGATCAGTGTCCGAAGAGCAGCCTTCACCGCAGTTTCTCAGAGAACGTGATGGTTGTGTAAAACTGTTTGATCAATGGTCAGAAAATGACCAAGTGTTGTTTCTTGAACATCTATTGTCGCGCATGTGTCATTACCAACATGGACAAATCAATGCATTTCTCAAACCCATGCTTCAGAGGGATTTTATCTCAGCACTTCCAG CCAAAGGATTGGATCACATAGCAGAAAACATCTTATCATATTTGGATGCCAAATCATTATGTTCAGCGGAATTAGTTTGTAAAGAATGGTACCGAGTGATCTCAGATGGAATGCTTTGGAAAAAGCTCATGGAACGCATGGTGCGAACAGATAACCTCTGGCGAGGCCTCGCAGACAGACGAGGCTG GGGACAGTATTTGTTCAAACCCCGTCCAGGAGAGGTACCCAAAGATCACAAATTCTACCGAAGCCTTTATCCACAAATAATACAAGATATAGAT AGAATAGAAACAAATTGGCGGACAGGTAGACACACGTTACAACGTATTCACTGTCGAAGTGAAACAAGTAAAGGTGTATATTGTCTACAGTATGATGATCTTCGAATAGTAAGTGGGCTCAGAGATAACACAATAAAG ATATGGGATAGAAACACATTAGAATGCATGCAAGTATTGACAGGGCACACCGGTTCAGTACTTTGCCTGCAGTACGATAATAACATCATCATCTCGGGGTCAAGCGACTCGACTGTGCGTGTGTGGGACGTGCGCACGGGAGAAATGCTAAACACACTCATCCACCATTGTGAAGCTGTGCTTCATCTTAGATTCTGTGATGGTATCATGGTTACTTGTTCGAAG GATCGTTCAATAGCAGTATGGGACATGCAATCTCCAACAGAAATCAACCTACGTCGAGTTTTGGTCGGCCATAGAGCAGCTGTAAacgttgtagattttgatgataAATATATCGTATCAGCATCAGGTGATAGGACTATCAAG GTTTGGAGTACATCAACGTGTGAGTTTGTACGGACATTGAATGGTCACAAACGTGGAATAGCTTGTTTACAATATAGAGACAGATTAGTTGTGAGTGGAAGCTCAGATAATACTATAAGACTGTGGGATATTGAATGTGGGGCGTGTTTACGAGTGCTAGAAGGTCATGAAGAATTGGTTAGGTGTATTCGCTTTGATAATAGAAGAATCGTGAGTGGGGCCTATGATGG AAAGATAAAGGTATGGGACCTAGCAGCAGCGTTGGATCCTAGAGCTCCAGCAGGCACATTGTGTATCAAGACCCTTGTG CAGGAACATTCGGGCCGAGTATTCCGCCTCCAGTTTGATGAGTTCCAGATCGTTAGCAGTTCTCATGATGACACGATACTGTTGTGGGATTTCCTAAACGTTCCCGTCACAGATACGCCTGTTCGCTCACCGTCTCGCAATGCATATAA